In the Permianibacter fluminis genome, TCACGCCAGCGATCGGCATGACATTGCCGGCGTGTTTGTTCGCCGGCTCGACAAGAACATGCGCCTGCAGACGGATCCGACCGTCATCTATGGTCTGGGCGCGCGATTCGATGGCAATTTGCGCAAGGTCGATTTGCAGACCGATACCCCGTATAACAGCTACACCCGCGCGGGTCTGCCGCCATCGCCTATTTGTATGCCCGGGCGTGAAGCTATTCAGGCGTCGCTCAACCCCGCCGCCGGCGATGCACTGTATTTTGTTGCCCGCGGTGACGGCACCACGGTATTTTCGGCGACGCTGGAGCAGCACAATGCTGCCGTGCGCGAATTTCAATTGAAGAGGCGTGGTCGTGGTCGCTAACTCCCACAAGTCAGCTCCTTGTTTTGTCACGCTCGAAGGTATCGAGGGCGTTGGCAAATCAACCAATCTGGCGTTCATTCGTGATTGGCTGAGCCAGCATGGTCATGATGTGCTGCAGACGCGCGAACCCGGTGGCACGCCGCTGGCGGAGCAGATCCGTGAACTGCTGCTGGCACCGCGTGAGGAAGTGGTCGATTCCGACACCGAACTGCTGCTGATGTTTGCCGCCCGCGCCCAGCATGTCGCGACGGTCATCAAACCGGCGCTGGCGGCCGGCAAAACCGTGCTGTCGGATCGGTTTGTCGACGCCAGCTTTGCTTATCAGGGCGGCGGCCGCCAGTTGCCGATGGCGCGCATTGCCGCGCTGGAAACTTGGTTGCTCGCCGCGTTCAAACCGACCCTGACGCTGCTGCTTGATCTGCATCCGGATATCGCGCTGGCGCGGGCGCGGCAGCGTGGCGAAGCGGATCGGTTCGAGCGCGAGCAACTGGCCTTTTTCATCCGGGTGCGCGAGGTCTATTTGCAGCGTGCCGCCGCCGAGCCGCAACGTTTTGCCATCATCGATGCCGGCCAGAGTCTGGCCGATGTGCAACGCGACATCGCGGCACTGTTGGCGAACCGAATTGGCGCGTGTGCATCATGACGGACACCGGTGCAGCAGCAAATGCGTTGCCCGTCTTGCCGGATTGGCTGACACCAGTCTGGAAAAAACTGTGCTGGTCGCTCGACGCCAATCGGGTCGCGCACGGTTTGTTGCTGCATGGACCGCGCGGCATCGGCAAGCGTTGGCTGGCCGAGCATTACGCGGCCCGGTTGCTGTGCCGCGAGGCGCGTGCCGAACAGCCGGCCTGCGGACATTGCGCCGGCTGTGCGCTGCGGCTGGCCGGTCACCATCCGGATTTTCTGCAGCTCAGCATCCCGGAAGACAAGCAAAGCATCGGTATCGAACAGGTCCGTGAACTGTCCGGCCTGTTGCAGCAATCGGCGCATCGGGCCGGTTACCGGGCGGTGATTATCGAGCCGGCCGAGGCGATGACCCTGTCGGCGGCTAATGCCTTGCTGAAAACCCTGGAAGAGCCCGGTTCGTCGATTGTGCTGATTTTGGTTGCGCACCAGCTGGAGCGGGTGCCGGCGACCATACGCAGCCGCTGCCAGCGACTGCCGCTGGCGCCGCCTGAACCGGCGGCGGCGATGGCCTGGCTGCAGGCTCAACATCCCGAGCTGGCGGCAGAGCGATTGCAGCAGGCGCTGGTGCTGGCCGCTGGCGCACCGCTGCGGGTGCAGGGCCTGCTGGCACAGGATGCGCTGGCCCAGGTCGACAGCCTGGAAAAAGGTCTGCTCGCCGTGGCCCGCGGCGAACTGAGCCCGGTGCAGCTGGCGGCCAGCCAAACCGATGTCACGCTGGCGCTGCTGCACCTGCAGCGGGTTGCTGCCCGCGGTTTGCAGAAGAGCCTTAACGGCGAGAGCAAAGTGCCGGCGATACTGTGGGATCGCTTTGTCAGCGCGGTTCTCGAGGCCATGCGGGCCTGGCGAGCCAATCCGGCGCTGCACGCCCAGACTTTGCTGGAAAGCGTTCTGATTCAATGGTTTGATTTCACTGCCGGCATGCGCCATAGTAAGTCGGCAACTTCAACGAGGTAATCGGTAATGTCTGATGCAGCAAGCGCAGGTACCGGCGCCGCACCAGCGGGCGGTCCGCGTCACGGTATTTTGTCCCTGACCATCAAGGACAAGGCTGTGCTGTATGCCGCCTACATGCCGTTCGTCAAAAATGGTGGTTTGTTCATTCCGACCACGCGCCAGTACAACGTCGGCGACGAAGTGTTCATGCTGCTGACGCTGATGGAAGAGAAGGAAAAAATTCCGGTTGCCGGTCGCATCATCTGGGTAACGCCGCGTGGCGCCCAGGGCAATCGCGCGGCCGGTATCGGCGTCCAATTCTCCAATCAGGACAACGGTCAGGCCCGAACCAAAATCGAAGCCTATCTGGCCGGTGCGCTGCAGTCGGACAAGCCTACACATACCATGTGAGTCATCTGCCGCTCTGAATTTGAGTGACTGTTTTTTTTAGTCGCCACGTAGATGCTTCATCGGATTTTAACTCTCGTGCGAAACCTCGGGCCTTTTTTTGTGGTGTTGCTCAGCCTGACTGGCTGCGAGTGGTTGTTTGCTCCCCGTCAGACTGCGTGGTTTCATCAAGCTCCAAGCAAGTTGGTTTCGGCCCACGCTGAATTCAAATATGAGCGTCTGAAGTTAAGTGATGACGAATCATTAGACGACGACAATTTGCGCCAATATCTCGTCCGAGGTCTTTCCGGCGAACGGTCCCCAGGTCCATGTCGTGGCAACATGCAAATACTAGGATTCGGTTACGACGCACAAAGGCAAACATTTTGGGTGGAAGGTCGTTGCGAATAAGCAGCTACATCTACGAGGAAATAGTTGCAAAAAATGGAATGGAGTCGGCTGGTGCCCGAACTGATGGTCAACGACTATGATCGGGCCAAACAGTTCTATCGCGATGTTTTAGGCTTTGCGCTGTGTTTTGAGCGAACAGAAGACAGGTTTGGTTATTTCGATCGCGGCGGTGCCCAGATTATGTTGCTGGAACGCCCGCATGGCAGCGCGGCGCTGCCACCGGTAACGGA is a window encoding:
- the tmk gene encoding dTMP kinase, with the translated sequence MVANSHKSAPCFVTLEGIEGVGKSTNLAFIRDWLSQHGHDVLQTREPGGTPLAEQIRELLLAPREEVVDSDTELLLMFAARAQHVATVIKPALAAGKTVLSDRFVDASFAYQGGGRQLPMARIAALETWLLAAFKPTLTLLLDLHPDIALARARQRGEADRFEREQLAFFIRVREVYLQRAAAEPQRFAIIDAGQSLADVQRDIAALLANRIGACAS
- the holB gene encoding DNA polymerase III subunit delta', coding for MTDTGAAANALPVLPDWLTPVWKKLCWSLDANRVAHGLLLHGPRGIGKRWLAEHYAARLLCREARAEQPACGHCAGCALRLAGHHPDFLQLSIPEDKQSIGIEQVRELSGLLQQSAHRAGYRAVIIEPAEAMTLSAANALLKTLEEPGSSIVLILVAHQLERVPATIRSRCQRLPLAPPEPAAAMAWLQAQHPELAAERLQQALVLAAGAPLRVQGLLAQDALAQVDSLEKGLLAVARGELSPVQLAASQTDVTLALLHLQRVAARGLQKSLNGESKVPAILWDRFVSAVLEAMRAWRANPALHAQTLLESVLIQWFDFTAGMRHSKSATSTR
- a CDS encoding PilZ domain-containing protein; its protein translation is MSDAASAGTGAAPAGGPRHGILSLTIKDKAVLYAAYMPFVKNGGLFIPTTRQYNVGDEVFMLLTLMEEKEKIPVAGRIIWVTPRGAQGNRAAGIGVQFSNQDNGQARTKIEAYLAGALQSDKPTHTM